The following proteins come from a genomic window of Sorghum bicolor cultivar BTx623 chromosome 3, Sorghum_bicolor_NCBIv3, whole genome shotgun sequence:
- the LOC8062458 gene encoding zinc finger protein 316 gives MDSSSRRPLSDLLGAGAGDDDLEEGEYVPSHYQSSSDSDTDDDDRFDHQSSYPQHGGRMRRLEDIVAEGRVGAGAARLPPASPTPSSESEGTISDHRSVSSGGGGGARPARKFPCYVCGKGFSSRKAVDGHMRVHGSGSGSGARHAVAFSGGWAATGRRGSIGGKSKPSAAVAASLDSESTGHSTAVVAVQVQQPLEPVPMAFAATNLSPMPSSTRTNLSGEDDEGSSAASATAQPVVHYDEPVAAAAVVAVAVGANPSSTADGAGARAGPVDHQLAVADQQAPAPQDHRQAVSVPPPAAQKSQLTEQPLVPPPAAAPAAQLQQGGGQLVPLPRPAQPPREYSCKDCGKTYSTHQGLGGHAAGHKNRQREQEAMAAAAGMMMMPHGGGGGAEFLAALRRGRKAEEPHACQKCHKVFATGVALGGHMRMHYTGPPIVHKSKRRCVALVAAGQQQPPPPPAVTEADLRLALSAANTEEPSSSAAPAMAGTGRLRLFGIDIGPLVQQAAPAPSEQQGSGTMEDYSSAGEQQHK, from the coding sequence ATGGACTCCTCCAGCCGCCGCCCGCTCTCCGATCTGCTAGGCGCTGGGGCTGGGGACGACGACCTCGAAGAGGGCGAGTACGTCCCCAGTCACTACCAGTCGTCCTCCGACTCCgacaccgacgacgacgatcgCTTTGATCATCAGTCGTCCTACCCGCAGCACGGCGGCCGCATGCGCCGGCTGGAAGACATCGTCGCGGAGGGCCGGGTCGGCGCCGGCGCAGCACGCCTGCCGCCGGCGTCGCCCACTCCTTCTTCCGAATCTGAGGGCACAATCAGCGACCACCGCAGCGTCTcatctggcggcggcggcggcgcgcggccgGCGCGGAAGTTCCCCTGCTACGTCTGCGGCAAGGGGTTCAGCAGCCGCAAGGCAGTGGACGGCCACATGAGGGTccacggcagcggcagcgggagCGGCGCGCGCCATGCGGTGGCGTTCAGTGGCGGCTGGGCCGCCACTGGCAGGCGTGGCTCGATAGGGGGCAAAAGCAAGCCTTCAGCCGCGGTGGCGGCCTCTCTGGATTCTGAGTCGACGGGCCACTCCACGGCCGTCGTCGCGGTACAAGTGCAGCAGCCCTTGGAGCCAGTGCCCATGGCGTTCGCGGCGACCAATCTGTCGCCGATGCCTTCTTCCACCAGAACCAATCTGTCCGGGGAGGACGACGAGGGCAGCAGCGCCGCCAGCGCCACCGCGCAGCCGGTGGTGCACTATGATGAgcccgtggcggcggcggctgtggTGGCAGTGGCAGTTGGAGCAAACCCTTCTTCCACTGCGGATGGGGCTGGGGCTAGGGCTGGGCCCGTCGACCACCAGCTGGCTGTGGCAGATCAACAAGCTCCTGCTCCACAAGATCACCGCCAGGCTGTGTCTGTGCCTCCTCCAGCAGCGCAGAAATCTCAGCTCACCGAGCAGCCACTCGTGCCGCCGCCTGCTGCTGCACCTGCAGCCCAGCTCCAGCAAGGCGGCGGCCAGCTCGTGCCACTGCCCCGCCCCGCTCAGCCACCGCGGGAGTACAGCTGCAAAGACTGCGGCAAGACCTACTCGACGCACCAGGGGCTCGGTGGCCACGCCGCCGGGCACAAGAACAGGCAGAGGGAGCAAGAAGCAATGGCGGCGGCCGcggggatgatgatgatgccccacggcggcggcggtggcgccgaGTTCCTCGCTGCGCTCCGCCGCGGCCGCAAGGCGGAGGAGCCGCACGCGTGCCAGAAGTGCCACAAGGTGTTCGCAACAGGAGTCGCGCTCGGTGGCCACATGAGGATGCACTACACTGGCCCGCCGATCGTGCACAAGAGCAAGAGGAGGTGTGTGGCACTCGTTGCAGcagggcagcagcagccgccgccgccgcctgccgtCACCGAGGCCGACCTTAGGCTTGCGCTGTCCGCTGCTAATACTGAGGAGCCGTCGTCGTCGGCTgcaccggccatggcgggcaCCGGCAGACTGCGTCTCTTTGGCATTGACATCGGACCACTGGTACAACaagcggcgccggcgccatcAGAGCAACAAGGGTCCGGCACGATGGAGGATTATTCGTCCGCCGGCGAGCAGCAGCACAAGTAG